The following coding sequences are from one Lipingzhangella halophila window:
- a CDS encoding dihydroorotate dehydrogenase electron transfer subunit, with product MSDSGPVQMRSPVLTVRRVDAYHAITVVAPNIAERFRSGQFLAVAVGGEQSGLLLRRPFAIHDVKPDYGGTVEFLFSVRGAGTSWLAERRSRDLLDVVGPLGRPFPLPRDPVNCVLVGGGSGCAPLFPLAHALRRRGCRVDFVLGAATADRVCSAITARRVAETATFTTEDGSFGVRGRVTDPLGQVIEDARSDVAYACGPMGMLRAVTAVADAYEMPAQVSVEESMACGTGICMSCVVPVVGDDGITRMVRACVDGPVFRGERVRFDDVGTIPFDALGAPGWKAQTDGGRNAGREAG from the coding sequence GTGAGCGATTCCGGACCGGTGCAAATGCGGAGCCCCGTTCTGACGGTGCGCCGCGTGGACGCCTACCACGCGATCACCGTCGTGGCGCCGAACATCGCTGAACGGTTCCGGTCCGGACAGTTCCTCGCCGTGGCGGTCGGCGGCGAGCAGTCGGGCCTGCTGCTGCGCCGGCCATTCGCGATCCACGACGTCAAGCCCGACTACGGCGGTACGGTGGAGTTCCTTTTCTCGGTGCGCGGTGCGGGCACCTCGTGGCTGGCGGAGCGCCGTTCGCGGGACCTGCTCGACGTCGTGGGCCCGCTCGGCCGCCCGTTCCCGTTGCCACGCGACCCGGTGAACTGCGTCCTGGTCGGCGGCGGGTCCGGATGCGCCCCGCTGTTCCCGCTGGCGCACGCGCTGCGCCGCCGCGGGTGCCGGGTGGACTTCGTGCTCGGCGCCGCGACGGCCGACCGGGTGTGCAGTGCCATCACGGCGCGTCGGGTCGCCGAGACCGCCACCTTCACCACCGAGGACGGCTCATTCGGGGTGCGCGGCCGGGTGACCGACCCGCTCGGGCAGGTCATCGAGGACGCACGCTCCGATGTCGCCTATGCCTGCGGTCCCATGGGGATGCTGCGGGCCGTGACCGCGGTGGCCGATGCCTACGAGATGCCCGCGCAGGTCTCGGTCGAAGAGAGCATGGCCTGCGGCACGGGGATCTGCATGAGCTGCGTCGTCCCGGTCGTGGGGGATGATGGCATCACACGCATGGTGCGGGCGTGCGTCGACGGGCCGGTGTTCCGCGGAGAGCGCGTGCGCTTCGACGACGTCGGCACAATCCCGTTCGACGCGCTTGGTGCACCCGGGTGGAAGGCCCAGACTGACGGCGGCCGCAACGCCGGCCGCGAAGCAGGCTGA
- the carB gene encoding carbamoyl-phosphate synthase large subunit, which yields MPRRSDLTSVLVIGSGPIVIGQACEFDYSGTQACRVLKEEGLRVILVNSNPATIMTDPEFADATYVEPITPEMVEKVIAKERPDALLPTLGGQTALNAAVALHESGVLAKYNVELIGANIEAIQAGEDRDTFKEIVRRIDAESALSRICHSLQECLDAAEELNYPVVVRPSFTMGGSGSGFAHDEAELRRIAGQGLALSPTTEVLLEESILGWKEYELELMRDGNDNVVVVCSIENFDPMGVHTGDSVTVAPAMTLTDREYQRLRDIGIAVIREVGVDTGGCNIQFAVHPQTGRIIVIEMNPRVSRSSALASKATGFPIAKIAAKLAVGHTLDEIPNDITAETPASFEPTLDYVVVKVPRFAFEKFPGADPGLTTTMKSVGEAMAIGRSFSEALQKAVRSVEKRDVGFTWVGDPGDKDGLLRAVATPTEYRLRQLQQALRAGATVAELHAATRIDPWFLDQMLLMEETAREIAEAPMLDAERLRAAKRLGFSDEQIGGIVGKSAEVIRELRYALGVHPVYLTVDTCAAEFAAQTPYLYSSYDEETEVPEGTRPKVIILGSGPNRIGQGVEFDYSCVHACFALSEAGYETVMVNCNPETVSTDYDTSDRLYFEPLTLEDVLEVVRAEQRTGRVVGVVVQLGGQTPLGLARQLKAAGVPIVGTTPEAIDLAEDRGEFGKVLANAGLPAPKHGTAHSFDEARTVADEIGYPVMVRPSYVLGGRGMEIVYNESMLRDYISRNAEVSPEYPVLIDRFLDDAIEIDVDAIYDGYELYLGGIMEHIEEAGIHSGDSACALPAVTLGNEDFERIRYSTEGIARGCGVRGLLNVQYALASGVLYVLEANPRASRTVPFVSKASAVPLAKAAARVMLGSSVADLRREGMLPPAGDGGTLPMDAPISVKEAVMPFNRFIDRQGEGVDTVLGPEMRSTGEVMGLDVDFGAAYAKSQQAAFGPLPKSGAVFVSVANRDKRTMVFPVKRLADLGFEILATEGTAWVLRRNGVPARVVRKHSAGPGPEGERTIVQLIHDGEVDLIVNTPFGGAGQSGPRLDGYEIRTAAVVRSVPSVTTVQGLAAAVQGIEALVRGDIGVRSLQEHAEALRGGEG from the coding sequence ATGCCGCGCCGTAGTGACCTGACCTCCGTTCTCGTGATCGGATCCGGGCCGATTGTCATCGGCCAGGCGTGCGAGTTCGACTACTCGGGGACCCAGGCTTGCCGGGTCCTCAAGGAGGAAGGGCTTCGCGTCATTCTGGTGAACTCCAACCCGGCCACGATCATGACGGACCCGGAGTTCGCGGACGCCACGTATGTGGAGCCCATAACGCCCGAGATGGTCGAGAAGGTCATCGCCAAGGAACGCCCCGATGCGCTGCTGCCGACACTGGGCGGCCAGACCGCTCTGAACGCCGCGGTCGCACTGCACGAATCCGGGGTGCTCGCCAAGTACAACGTGGAGCTGATCGGCGCCAACATCGAGGCCATCCAGGCCGGCGAGGACCGCGACACGTTCAAGGAGATCGTCCGGCGCATCGACGCAGAGTCGGCGCTCTCGCGCATCTGCCATTCGCTCCAGGAGTGCCTGGACGCCGCCGAGGAGCTGAACTACCCCGTGGTGGTGCGCCCGTCGTTCACGATGGGCGGGTCGGGTTCCGGGTTCGCTCACGATGAGGCTGAGCTGCGCCGCATCGCCGGCCAGGGGCTGGCGCTCTCCCCGACCACCGAGGTGCTCCTGGAGGAGTCGATCCTCGGTTGGAAGGAGTACGAGCTGGAGCTGATGCGCGACGGCAACGACAACGTGGTCGTCGTCTGCTCCATCGAGAACTTCGACCCCATGGGGGTGCACACCGGCGACTCGGTGACGGTCGCGCCGGCTATGACCCTCACCGACCGCGAGTACCAGCGGCTGCGCGACATCGGGATCGCGGTCATCCGCGAGGTCGGGGTGGATACCGGTGGCTGCAACATCCAGTTCGCGGTGCACCCGCAGACCGGGCGGATCATCGTCATCGAGATGAACCCGCGCGTTTCGCGTTCGTCCGCCCTGGCCTCCAAGGCCACGGGTTTCCCGATCGCCAAGATCGCCGCGAAGCTGGCTGTCGGCCACACGCTCGACGAGATCCCCAACGACATCACCGCCGAGACTCCGGCGAGCTTCGAACCCACCCTCGACTACGTCGTGGTCAAGGTGCCGCGGTTCGCGTTCGAGAAGTTCCCCGGCGCCGACCCCGGCCTGACCACGACCATGAAGTCGGTCGGCGAGGCCATGGCGATCGGCCGGTCGTTCTCCGAGGCGCTGCAGAAGGCGGTGCGTTCGGTGGAGAAGCGCGACGTCGGGTTCACCTGGGTGGGCGATCCGGGCGACAAGGACGGGTTGCTGCGCGCTGTCGCCACCCCCACCGAGTACCGGCTGCGCCAGCTCCAGCAGGCGCTGCGTGCCGGCGCGACCGTGGCCGAGCTGCACGCCGCCACCCGGATCGACCCGTGGTTCCTGGACCAGATGCTGCTGATGGAGGAGACCGCGCGCGAGATCGCGGAGGCGCCGATGCTGGACGCCGAGCGGCTGCGCGCGGCCAAACGCCTGGGCTTCTCCGACGAGCAGATCGGCGGCATCGTCGGCAAGTCCGCCGAGGTGATCCGGGAGTTGCGGTACGCGTTGGGGGTCCACCCGGTCTACCTCACGGTCGACACCTGCGCTGCGGAGTTCGCCGCCCAGACGCCGTACCTGTACTCCAGCTACGACGAGGAGACCGAGGTCCCCGAGGGCACCCGGCCCAAGGTGATCATCCTCGGCTCCGGCCCGAACCGGATCGGGCAGGGCGTGGAGTTCGACTACAGCTGCGTGCACGCCTGCTTCGCGCTGTCCGAGGCCGGCTACGAGACCGTGATGGTCAACTGCAACCCCGAGACCGTCTCGACCGACTACGACACCAGCGACCGGCTGTACTTCGAGCCGCTGACGCTGGAGGACGTGCTGGAGGTCGTGCGCGCGGAGCAGCGCACCGGCCGGGTCGTCGGGGTGGTCGTGCAGCTCGGCGGGCAGACACCGCTGGGCCTGGCACGCCAGCTCAAGGCGGCCGGCGTGCCCATCGTCGGCACCACGCCCGAGGCCATCGACCTCGCCGAGGACCGCGGCGAGTTCGGCAAGGTGCTCGCCAACGCGGGGCTGCCGGCGCCCAAGCACGGCACGGCGCACTCGTTCGACGAGGCCCGCACGGTCGCCGACGAGATCGGCTACCCGGTCATGGTCCGGCCCTCGTACGTCCTTGGCGGGCGCGGCATGGAGATCGTCTACAACGAATCCATGCTGCGCGACTACATCTCGCGCAACGCCGAGGTCAGCCCGGAGTACCCGGTGCTGATCGACCGCTTCCTGGACGACGCGATCGAGATCGACGTCGACGCGATCTACGACGGCTACGAGCTGTACCTCGGCGGGATCATGGAGCACATCGAGGAGGCCGGGATCCACTCCGGCGACTCCGCGTGCGCGCTCCCGGCGGTGACCCTGGGCAACGAGGACTTCGAACGGATCCGGTACTCCACCGAGGGAATCGCGCGCGGCTGCGGCGTCCGCGGGCTGCTCAACGTGCAGTACGCGCTGGCGTCGGGGGTGCTCTACGTGCTGGAGGCCAACCCGCGCGCCTCGCGCACGGTTCCGTTCGTCTCCAAGGCCAGCGCGGTGCCGCTGGCCAAGGCGGCGGCCCGGGTGATGCTCGGCTCCTCCGTCGCCGACCTGCGCCGCGAGGGCATGCTGCCCCCCGCGGGGGACGGCGGGACGCTCCCCATGGACGCGCCGATTTCGGTGAAGGAGGCCGTCATGCCGTTCAACCGGTTCATCGACCGGCAGGGCGAGGGCGTCGACACCGTTCTGGGTCCGGAGATGCGTTCCACGGGCGAGGTCATGGGGCTCGACGTGGACTTCGGTGCCGCCTACGCCAAGTCGCAGCAGGCCGCGTTCGGGCCGCTGCCCAAGTCCGGCGCGGTGTTCGTCTCGGTGGCCAACCGCGACAAGCGGACAATGGTTTTCCCGGTCAAGCGGCTGGCCGATCTCGGGTTCGAGATCCTGGCGACCGAGGGGACGGCGTGGGTGCTCCGGCGCAACGGGGTCCCGGCGCGGGTCGTCCGCAAGCACAGCGCGGGCCCCGGCCCCGAGGGGGAGCGCACTATCGTGCAACTCATCCACGACGGCGAGGTGGACCTCATCGTCAACACCCCGTTCGGTGGTGCCGGGCAGTCGGGTCCGCGGCTCGACGGCTACGAGATCCGCACCGCCGCGGTTGTCCGCAGTGTGCCCAGCGTCACGACCGTCCAGGGGCTGGCCGCGGCCGTGCAGGGCATCGAGGCCCTGGTCCGCGGGGATATCGGGGTGCGGTCGCTGCAGGAGCACGCCGAGGCACTGCGCGGCGGCGAGGGCTGA